One genomic window of Candidatus Borreliella tachyglossi includes the following:
- a CDS encoding DUF1357 family protein has translation MPDSEQKELLPEAPEETPVVETTKATQSQTKASEQTKTISLDEYSRYMRYKKQQEKQAQDTPKSLSVSINQKIASELEQTQSRIKHEKSLLAEANKINEIDNLCKAHLSSHFNKEALINKGYPIAEIMIAQKKELIKKFVPKEQIFAISKSSNIDHISGEILEQLVELAKVNIKKRESNITILKKDNSIQFEEEVSLNNPNFTPRDFSEFHEALANAYRERQVQFYKNRAKKRAIA, from the coding sequence ATGCCAGATAGTGAGCAGAAAGAATTACTTCCTGAGGCTCCAGAAGAGACGCCCGTAGTTGAGACTACTAAAGCTACACAATCACAAACTAAAGCTAGTGAACAAACTAAAACTATTAGTTTAGATGAATATAGTAGGTATATGCGATACAAAAAGCAACAAGAAAAACAAGCACAAGATACACCAAAATCATTGTCTGTTAGCATTAATCAAAAAATAGCTAGTGAACTGGAACAAACTCAATCAAGAATTAAGCATGAAAAAAGTTTGCTTGCTGAAGCTAATAAGATTAATGAGATTGACAATTTATGTAAAGCACACTTAAGTTCGCATTTTAATAAAGAGGCACTTATTAATAAAGGATATCCAATAGCAGAGATAATGATTGCTCAAAAAAAGGAGCTTATTAAAAAGTTTGTTCCAAAAGAACAAATTTTTGCTATAAGTAAAAGCTCTAACATTGATCATATAAGTGGTGAGATTTTAGAACAGTTGGTTGAACTTGCTAAAGTTAACATTAAAAAGCGTGAGAGTAATATTACGATATTAAAAAAAGACAACTCAATACAGTTTGAAGAAGAGGTATCTTTAAATAATCCTAATTTTACACCTCGTGATTTTAGTGAGTTTCACGAGGCTCTTGCTAATGCTTATAGAGAGCGTCAAGTACAATTTTATAAAAATAGAGCCAAAAAGAGAGCTATAGCTTAA